In a genomic window of Pseudomonas sp. TH06:
- a CDS encoding YbaB/EbfC family nucleoid-associated protein: MMKGGMAGLMKQAQQMQEKMAKMQEELANAEVTGKAGGDMVTVVMTGRHDVKSVSIDPSLVEGLSEDDKEMLEAVVAAAVNDAVRKIEANSQEKMGSMTAGMNLPAGMKLPF; encoded by the coding sequence ATGATGAAAGGTGGCATGGCCGGCCTGATGAAGCAGGCGCAGCAGATGCAGGAAAAAATGGCCAAGATGCAGGAAGAACTGGCCAACGCCGAAGTCACCGGTAAGGCCGGCGGCGATATGGTCACCGTGGTGATGACCGGTCGTCACGACGTCAAGAGCGTGAGCATCGACCCAAGCCTGGTTGAAGGCCTGAGCGAAGACGACAAAGAGATGCTGGAAGCCGTGGTTGCCGCCGCCGTCAACGACGCCGTGCGCAAGATCGAAGCCAACAGCCAGGAAAAAATGGGCAGCATGACCGCCGGCATGAACCTGCCAGCCGGTATGAAACTGCCATTCTGA
- a CDS encoding acyl-CoA dehydrogenase family protein, which translates to MPAFQEYFDPSHQMVRDSVRRFVEREILPDIDQWEEAESFPRELYLKAGAAGILGIGYPEALGGSHEGDLFAKVAASEELMRCGSGGLVAGLGSLDIGLPPIVKWARPQVRDRVVPQVLSGEKISALAITEPGGGSDVANLQTRAVRDGDFYRVSGSKTFITSGVRADFYTVAVRTGAPGFGGISLLLIEKGTPGFTVGRQLKKMGWWASDTAELFFDNCRVPAGNLIGAENMGFACIMGNFQSERLALALMANMTAQLALEEALKWAREREAFGKPIGKFQVIKHRLAEMATALEVSREFTYRQAAKMAAGQSVIKEISMAKNFATDTSDRITSEAVQILGGLGYMRESLVERLYRDNRILSIGGGTREVMNEIISKQMGL; encoded by the coding sequence ATGCCTGCCTTTCAGGAATACTTCGATCCCAGCCACCAAATGGTCCGCGACAGCGTCAGACGTTTCGTCGAGCGCGAGATCCTGCCGGACATCGATCAGTGGGAAGAAGCCGAAAGCTTTCCCCGTGAGTTGTACCTGAAGGCCGGCGCCGCCGGCATCCTTGGCATCGGCTACCCCGAAGCGCTGGGCGGCAGCCATGAGGGCGACCTGTTCGCCAAGGTCGCCGCCAGTGAAGAACTGATGCGCTGCGGCTCCGGCGGCCTGGTGGCGGGGCTGGGTTCGCTGGATATCGGTCTGCCGCCGATCGTCAAATGGGCGCGGCCGCAAGTTCGCGATCGCGTAGTCCCGCAAGTGCTCAGTGGCGAGAAGATCAGCGCGCTGGCGATCACCGAGCCCGGCGGCGGCTCCGACGTCGCCAACCTGCAAACCCGCGCCGTGCGTGACGGCGACTTCTACCGGGTCAGCGGCAGCAAAACCTTTATCACCAGCGGCGTACGCGCCGACTTCTATACCGTCGCGGTACGCACGGGTGCGCCAGGTTTCGGCGGCATCAGTCTGCTATTGATTGAAAAGGGTACGCCGGGTTTCACCGTCGGCCGTCAGTTGAAGAAAATGGGTTGGTGGGCGTCGGACACGGCGGAATTGTTCTTCGACAATTGCCGGGTGCCAGCAGGAAACCTGATCGGTGCCGAGAACATGGGCTTCGCCTGCATCATGGGCAACTTCCAGAGCGAGCGGTTGGCGTTGGCGCTGATGGCCAACATGACCGCGCAGCTGGCGCTGGAGGAGGCGCTGAAGTGGGCGCGGGAGCGTGAGGCGTTTGGCAAACCGATCGGCAAGTTCCAGGTGATCAAGCATCGCCTCGCCGAAATGGCCACAGCGCTGGAAGTGTCGCGGGAATTCACCTACCGGCAAGCGGCGAAGATGGCGGCGGGGCAGAGTGTGATCAAGGAGATTTCCATGGCCAAGAACTTCGCCACGGACACCTCGGACCGGATCACCAGCGAAGCGGTGCAGATTCTTGGCGGGCTGGGTTATATGCGCGAGAGTCTGGTGGAGCGGCTGTATCGGGATAACCGCATCTTGTCGATTGGCGGCGGGACGCGAGAGGTGATGAACGAAATCATCAGCAAGCAGATGGGCCTTTAG
- a CDS encoding adenine phosphoribosyltransferase, with protein MVFDSFDIKSLIRPVIDFPKPGVIFRDITPLFQSPTALRLVMDSFAHRYVEADFTHIGAMDARGFLIGSVLAYQLNKPLVLFRKQGKLPADVLAEGYATEYGEAFLEVHADSLCEGDSVVMFDDLIATGGTLIAAANLIRRMGARVHEAAAIIDLPELGGSQRLEDMGIPTFCLTQFSLAEQ; from the coding sequence ATGGTCTTCGACTCCTTCGACATCAAATCCCTGATCCGCCCCGTGATCGACTTCCCGAAACCGGGCGTGATCTTTCGCGACATCACCCCGCTATTCCAGTCGCCGACGGCCCTGCGCCTGGTGATGGACAGTTTCGCCCACCGCTATGTGGAAGCCGACTTCACCCACATCGGCGCGATGGATGCCCGTGGTTTCCTGATCGGTTCGGTGCTGGCTTATCAGTTGAACAAGCCGCTGGTGCTGTTCCGCAAGCAAGGCAAACTGCCGGCGGACGTATTGGCCGAAGGTTACGCGACCGAGTACGGCGAAGCCTTCCTGGAAGTGCACGCCGACAGCCTGTGCGAAGGTGATTCGGTGGTGATGTTTGATGATTTGATCGCCACTGGCGGGACGCTGATTGCAGCGGCCAACCTGATTCGCCGCATGGGCGCGCGAGTGCATGAGGCGGCGGCGATTATCGATTTGCCGGAACTCGGTGGCTCGCAGCGTCTGGAAGATATGGGCATCCCTACCTTCTGCCTGACGCAGTTTTCTCTCGCGGAACAATAA
- the dnaX gene encoding DNA polymerase III subunit gamma/tau → MSYQVLARKWRPRSFREMVGQTHVLKALINALDSQRLHHAYLFTGTRGVGKTTIARIIAKCLNCETGITSSPCGECSVCREIDEGRFVDLIEIDAASRTKVEDTRELLDNVQYAPSRGRFKVYLIDEVHMLSSHSFNALLKTLEEPPPYVKFILATTDPQKLPATILSRCLQFSLKNMTPERVVEHLTHVLTAENVPFEDDALWLLGRAADGSMRDAMSLTDQAIAFGEGKVLATDVRAMLGTLDHGQVYDVLHSLIEGDAKALLEAVRHLAEQGPDWNGVLSEILNVLHRVAIAQALPEGVDNGHGDRDRVLALAHALPAEDVQFYYQMGLIGRRDLPLAPDPRGGFEMVLLRMLAFRPADTVDAPRQPLKPVGISQATVDSANSVAAAPEPAPVVAAAVAPTPAPVPAPVVAPAPVPEPVIAAEPQPAPEPEPEPVAVEAVVDLPWNDPVEPEPEPEPAQQPAVEPVLETAAEQPELPPMPLPTPDSVVPDAPEWAAAPIPEPSVADVDAATPGMDLDDEPPLDEDYIEPDMDSAYSYLDELASEHAAEPAPEPEPEPAAAPATGLALQWLELFPKLPISGMTGSIAANCTLIAVDGDHWLMHLDPAHSALFNATQQRRLNDALNQFHGRTLSLTIELIKPEQETPAQAASRRRANRQREAEESIHGDPFIQQMVQQFGAVVRHDTIEPVDALVAQG, encoded by the coding sequence ATGAGTTATCAGGTTCTTGCACGTAAATGGCGTCCGCGCTCGTTCCGCGAAATGGTCGGCCAGACCCATGTGCTCAAGGCTCTGATCAATGCCTTGGACAGCCAGCGGCTGCACCACGCGTACCTGTTCACCGGTACGCGCGGGGTGGGTAAAACCACGATTGCGCGGATCATTGCCAAATGCCTGAACTGTGAAACAGGTATCACTTCCAGCCCGTGCGGCGAGTGCTCGGTGTGCCGTGAAATCGATGAGGGCCGCTTTGTCGACCTGATCGAGATCGACGCCGCGAGCCGCACCAAGGTCGAAGACACCCGCGAACTGCTCGACAACGTGCAGTACGCCCCAAGCCGTGGGCGCTTCAAGGTCTACCTGATCGACGAAGTGCACATGCTTTCCAGCCATTCCTTCAATGCGCTGTTGAAAACCCTTGAAGAGCCGCCGCCGTACGTCAAGTTCATCCTGGCGACCACCGACCCGCAGAAACTTCCGGCAACGATTTTGTCGCGTTGCTTGCAGTTCTCGCTGAAGAACATGACGCCGGAACGTGTGGTTGAGCATCTGACCCACGTGCTGACAGCCGAAAACGTGCCATTCGAAGACGATGCACTGTGGCTGCTCGGTCGCGCTGCTGACGGTTCGATGCGTGATGCCATGAGCCTGACTGATCAGGCCATTGCATTCGGTGAAGGCAAGGTTCTGGCCACAGACGTGCGTGCGATGCTCGGCACGCTGGATCACGGTCAGGTCTACGACGTGCTGCATTCGTTGATCGAAGGCGATGCCAAGGCGTTGCTCGAAGCCGTGCGCCACCTGGCCGAACAAGGCCCGGACTGGAACGGCGTGCTATCGGAAATTCTCAATGTGCTGCACCGCGTGGCCATCGCTCAGGCGCTGCCGGAGGGTGTCGACAACGGCCATGGTGATCGTGACCGGGTGTTGGCATTGGCGCATGCCTTGCCGGCCGAAGACGTGCAGTTCTATTACCAGATGGGTTTGATTGGGCGTCGCGACTTGCCGCTGGCGCCGGATCCGCGTGGCGGTTTCGAAATGGTCCTGCTGCGAATGCTGGCCTTCCGGCCGGCGGATACGGTGGACGCGCCGAGGCAACCGCTAAAGCCAGTGGGGATCAGCCAGGCCACAGTTGATTCCGCAAACTCCGTGGCTGCCGCGCCTGAACCTGCGCCGGTAGTCGCTGCGGCTGTTGCACCCACACCTGCACCAGTGCCAGCTCCCGTGGTTGCGCCTGCTCCGGTTCCCGAGCCTGTGATCGCGGCGGAGCCGCAACCAGCGCCGGAACCCGAGCCTGAGCCAGTTGCGGTTGAAGCGGTGGTCGACCTGCCGTGGAACGACCCGGTTGAGCCTGAACCTGAGCCCGAGCCTGCGCAGCAACCCGCTGTCGAACCCGTACTGGAAACCGCCGCCGAGCAGCCCGAGTTGCCGCCGATGCCGCTGCCGACCCCGGACAGCGTCGTCCCGGATGCACCGGAGTGGGCCGCTGCGCCGATTCCCGAGCCGTCGGTCGCCGACGTCGATGCCGCAACACCGGGCATGGACCTCGATGACGAGCCGCCGCTAGACGAAGACTACATCGAGCCGGACATGGATTCGGCTTATAGCTATCTCGACGAACTGGCCAGTGAACACGCGGCCGAGCCGGCACCGGAACCCGAGCCGGAACCTGCGGCGGCACCTGCCACTGGTCTGGCGTTGCAGTGGCTGGAGTTGTTCCCGAAATTGCCGATCTCCGGCATGACCGGCAGCATCGCCGCCAACTGCACATTGATCGCAGTTGATGGCGACCATTGGCTGATGCACCTCGACCCGGCGCACAGTGCGCTGTTCAACGCCACGCAGCAGCGTCGTCTCAATGATGCGTTGAACCAGTTCCACGGCCGCACGCTGAGCCTGACCATCGAACTGATCAAGCCCGAGCAGGAAACCCCGGCCCAGGCCGCGTCCCGCCGCCGAGCCAACCGTCAGCGCGAGGCGGAGGAGTCGATCCACGGCGATCCGTTCATCCAGCAGATGGTTCAGCAGTTCGGCGCGGTGGTGCGACACGATACTATTGAACCTGTCGACGCCTTGGTCGCCCAAGGCTAA
- a CDS encoding NADP-dependent oxidoreductase produces the protein MSDPLTLNQRFVLASRPVGAPTPENFRLEREALPDLEEGQVLLKTLYLSLDPYMRGRMSDAPSYAAPVQIGEVMTGGAVSRVEDSRHPKFHKGDLVVGATGWQSHSISDGRNIIPIPSGLPSPSMALGVLGMPGMTAYMGLMDIGQPKEGETLVVAAASGAVGSVVGQVARIKGLRAVGVAGGADKCKYVVEELGFDACIDHKAADFAEQLAKACPKGIDIYYENVGGHVFDAVVPLLNPKARIPLCGLIAGYNASEAPKGPDRLPMLQRTLLTKRVRIQGFIVFDDYGDRQPEFISHMVPWVRDGKVKFREDVVEGLEQAPEAFIGLLEGRNFGKLVVKVAQD, from the coding sequence ATGTCCGACCCTCTGACCCTCAACCAACGCTTTGTCCTGGCCTCGCGTCCGGTGGGCGCACCGACCCCGGAAAATTTCCGTCTGGAGCGCGAAGCGTTACCGGATCTTGAAGAAGGGCAGGTGCTGCTGAAGACCCTGTACCTGTCGCTGGACCCATACATGCGCGGACGCATGAGCGACGCTCCGTCCTACGCTGCACCGGTACAAATCGGCGAAGTGATGACTGGCGGTGCTGTCAGCCGTGTCGAGGACTCACGGCATCCGAAATTTCATAAAGGCGATCTGGTGGTCGGCGCCACAGGCTGGCAAAGCCACAGCATCAGCGACGGCCGCAATATCATTCCAATCCCGTCCGGGCTGCCGAGCCCGTCGATGGCCCTGGGTGTGCTCGGTATGCCCGGCATGACCGCCTACATGGGCCTGATGGACATCGGCCAGCCGAAAGAGGGCGAGACCCTGGTGGTGGCGGCAGCGTCGGGCGCGGTTGGCTCGGTGGTCGGGCAAGTGGCCAGGATCAAAGGGCTGCGCGCTGTGGGTGTGGCGGGCGGTGCCGACAAGTGTAAGTACGTTGTCGAGGAACTGGGTTTCGATGCCTGCATCGATCACAAGGCGGCGGATTTCGCCGAGCAACTGGCCAAGGCTTGCCCTAAGGGCATCGACATTTATTACGAGAATGTCGGTGGGCACGTTTTCGACGCGGTCGTGCCGTTGCTCAATCCCAAGGCGCGCATTCCGTTGTGCGGGCTGATCGCCGGTTACAACGCCTCTGAGGCGCCCAAGGGCCCGGATCGCTTGCCGATGCTGCAACGAACGCTGTTGACCAAGCGTGTGCGGATTCAGGGCTTCATCGTCTTTGATGACTACGGTGATCGTCAGCCGGAATTCATCAGCCACATGGTGCCGTGGGTACGCGATGGCAAGGTGAAATTCCGCGAGGACGTGGTCGAAGGCCTGGAGCAGGCGCCCGAGGCGTTTATCGGTCTGCTGGAGGGGCGCAACTTCGGCAAACTGGTGGTGAAGGTCGCCCAGGACTGA
- the recR gene encoding recombination mediator RecR, translating into MSFSPLIRQLIDSLRILPGVGQKTAQRMALQLLERDRSGGLRLAQSLSQAMEGVGHCRQCRTLTEDDLCPQCADTRRDDTLLCVVEGPMDVYAVEQTGFRGRYFVLKGHLSPLDGLGPEAIGIPQLMTRIEEAGTFTEVILATNPTVEGEATAHYIAQLLNNKGLIASRIAHGVPLGGELELVDGGTLAHSFAGRKPITL; encoded by the coding sequence ATGAGCTTCAGCCCTTTGATTCGCCAACTGATCGACTCCCTGCGAATTCTGCCGGGTGTCGGTCAGAAAACTGCCCAGCGCATGGCGTTGCAGTTGCTCGAACGTGACCGCAGCGGCGGTCTGCGTCTGGCTCAATCCTTGAGTCAGGCCATGGAAGGGGTCGGTCACTGCCGCCAGTGCCGCACGCTGACCGAAGACGATCTGTGCCCGCAGTGCGCCGATACTCGCCGCGATGACACGCTGCTGTGCGTGGTCGAAGGGCCGATGGACGTGTATGCGGTCGAGCAGACCGGTTTCCGTGGGCGCTACTTTGTGCTCAAGGGGCATTTGTCACCGCTGGATGGGCTCGGACCTGAGGCGATCGGCATTCCGCAGCTGATGACGCGGATCGAAGAGGCGGGGACGTTTACCGAGGTTATTCTGGCCACCAACCCGACAGTTGAGGGTGAGGCGACGGCGCATTACATCGCGCAGTTGCTCAACAACAAAGGTTTGATCGCTTCGCGGATCGCCCACGGGGTGCCGTTGGGTGGTGAGCTGGAACTGGTGGATGGCGGCACGCTGGCACATTCGTTTGCCGGCCGCAAACCGATCACTCTCTGA
- a CDS encoding transporter substrate-binding domain-containing protein, with translation MRWALGALLGISLSVTAAETPLRFAMPDSWAMPMVQFERGRPTQGILYDIMLSLATQVGVPAQFHVLPRARVQTAMEHGEIDVRCYAAQSWLPNQSGDYIWSIPLLFQRDLLISRQSQPAHVDPASLSPQSIGTVLGYTYPTLQPLFDANQLHREDARNQEQVLEKLLAGRYRYAVSNQWTLDWFNQRLMPEQQLQGVAVLQEQKVGCYVRNDPKVPVQRILRTLLRMKTSGEIDEIIRLYTGSPENDRQPL, from the coding sequence ATGCGTTGGGCCTTGGGGGCACTACTGGGAATCAGCCTGAGCGTGACGGCAGCGGAAACCCCGCTGCGCTTCGCCATGCCCGACAGCTGGGCGATGCCCATGGTGCAATTCGAACGCGGCCGCCCGACCCAGGGCATTCTCTACGACATCATGCTCAGCCTGGCCACGCAGGTCGGCGTGCCGGCGCAATTTCACGTCCTGCCCCGCGCCCGGGTGCAGACCGCCATGGAGCACGGCGAGATTGATGTGCGCTGCTACGCCGCACAGTCATGGCTGCCGAATCAGTCGGGGGATTACATCTGGAGCATTCCGCTGCTGTTTCAGCGCGATTTGCTGATCAGCCGCCAAAGTCAGCCAGCCCATGTTGACCCGGCGAGCCTGTCGCCCCAGTCGATTGGCACCGTGCTCGGCTACACCTACCCCACCCTGCAACCGCTGTTCGATGCCAATCAACTGCACCGCGAAGATGCGCGCAATCAGGAGCAGGTGCTGGAGAAACTGCTGGCCGGGCGTTATCGCTATGCCGTGAGTAATCAGTGGACGCTGGACTGGTTCAACCAGCGCTTGATGCCCGAGCAACAACTGCAAGGGGTGGCAGTGCTGCAAGAACAGAAGGTCGGTTGCTATGTGAGGAATGACCCGAAAGTGCCAGTGCAGCGGATATTGCGCACGTTGCTGCGGATGAAAACATCGGGGGAGATTGATGAGATTATCCGGCTCTATACCGGTAGTCCTGAGAACGACCGCCAACCCCTGTAG